The following coding sequences are from one Solea solea chromosome 11, fSolSol10.1, whole genome shotgun sequence window:
- the elk1 gene encoding ETS domain-containing protein Elk-1 isoform X2 encodes MNDMDPSITLWQFLLHLLEDQRQSHLISWTGEDGEFKLLDAEEVARLWGLRKNKHNMNYNKLSRALRYYYDKNIIKKVSGQNFVYKFVSQPDPSLPEETEALKNDNVDAGNQSKCPGGVSPACPSKTLPQRSSPKSSRNDYMRSGLYSTFTIHSLQATPSPRPIRTELQQEPAPKLDRIPREVSVLPGSKSSSVGGAIDSSLQVMVTQSSPCPTPVLSPEIPANASSQSQNPPVSDPPQIYLTSVGDPSSLTPLIPLQAPVGDSLTPPQEPASHPNHPPHVFVIFNPPANQQQQQQQQVAMTAAPPPSVAPPHTVRPSIVIKEENLPSEEELLEMVSLEEKQVDENPPVPAPPTLNDPPHIYLTSVGDPSSLTPLIPLGGSASSTPPLPASVGMNTPQQDDCVEETHFPPHPHTAPTHPTPQVFVIINPPTPQQQQQVAAPPPSVAPPPTVRPSIIIKEENLPSEEELLEMVSLEEKQVDEVPQLICDSGDSQPPLTIVETPPPSCLQPGVRGQQATGEGVVEMERKDTLTDPPVTVVIASSSLTSSSSSSSLSSSSLYSSWTVTPPVTSTSDVAPPKPKKPRGLELPSSPSLPPGLSLDKVNAAVNSLLAPTTNTLTPTVITSHALTPVLLTPSPLPSTIHFWSTLSPIAPRSPAKLSFQFPSNGSSNNQIHIPALSVDGLSTPVVLSPGPHKP; translated from the exons atgaatg ACATGGACCCGTCCATCACCCTGTGGCAGTTCTTGCTCCACCTGCTGGAGGACCAGCGTCAGAGTCACCTGATCTCGTGGACAGGTGAAGATGGAGAGTTTAAGCTGTTGGACGCTGAGGAAGTGGCTCGACTGTGGGGACTACGCAAGAACAAGCACAACATGAACTACAACAAGCTGAGCCGAGCCCTGAGATACTACTACGACAAG aACATCATAAAGAAGGTGAGCGGTCAGAACTTTGTTTATAAGTTTGTCAGTCAGCCTGACCCTTCACTGCCTGAAGAGACTGAGGCACTGAAGAACGACAATGTAGACGCTGGCAACCAATCAAAATGCCCCGGGGGCGTGTCGCCAGCCTGTCCGTCAAAGACCTTACCTCAG CGCTCGTCGCCCAAAAGTTCCAGAAACGACTACATGAGGTCCGGCCTCTACTCCACCTTCACCATCCACTCACTGCAGGCCACGCCCAGCCCCCGGCCAATCagaacagagctgcagcaggagcCCGCCCCCAAGCTCGACCGCATACCCCGAGAG gtcTCTGTACTGCCAGGGTCTAAATCTTCATCAGTAGGTGGTGCTATAGACTCTTCTCTCCAGGTGATGGTCACTCAGTCCTCGCCGTGTCCGACTCCGGTGCTCAGTCCTGAAATTCCGGCCAATGCCAGCAGCCAATCACAA AATCCTCCTGTGAGTGACCCTCCTCAGATCTATCTCACCAGTGTCGGGGATCCCTCCTCCCTCACCCCCCTCATCCCCCTGCAGGCTCCTGTGGGGGACTCACTGACCCCTCCACAGGAGCCTGCTTCTCACCCGAACCACCCCCCGCACGTCTTTGTCATCTTCAACCCCCCTgccaaccagcagcagcagcagcagcagcaggtggctatgactgctgctcctcctccctctgtggcTCCGCCTCACACTGTTCGTCCCTCCATTGTCATCAAGGAGGAGAACCTGCCgtcagaggaggagctgctggaaaTGGTTTCTCTGGAGGAGAAGCAGGTGGACGAG AATCCTCCTGTTCCTGCTCCTCCTACTTTGAACGACCCTCCTCACATCTATCTCACCAGCGTCGGGGATCCCTCCTCCCTCACCCCCCTCATCCCTCTGGGCGGGTCAGCAAGCTCCACCCCTCCACTTCCTGCCTCCGTCGGCATGAACACGCCACAGCAGGATGATTGTGTTGAAGAAACTCACTTCCCTCCTCACCCTCACACTGCTCCGACTCACCCGACCCCACAGGTCTTTGTCATCATTAACCCTCCTAccccccagcagcagcagcaggtggctgctcctcctccctctgtggcCCCGCCTCCCACCGTCCGTCCCTCCATTATCATCAAGGAGGAGAACCTTCCgtcagaggaggagctgctggagatGGTTTCTCTGGAGGAGAAGCAGGTGGACGAG GTTCCTCAGTTGATCTGTGACTCGGGCGACTCACAGCCCCCCCTCACCATTGTAgaaaccccgcccccttcctgcTTGCAGcccggggtcagaggtcagcaggCCACAGGGGAGGGCGTAgtggagatggagaggaaggacacactgacag atccCCCTGTTACTGTGGTGAtcgcctcctcctctctcacctcctcttcctcctcctcctctctctcctcctcctctctctactCCTCCTGGACAGTAACCCCTCCTGTGACCTCCACCTCAGACGTTGCCCCTCCAAAACCAAAGAAACCTCGAGGGCTGGAGCTGCCCTCCTCGCCCTCCCTCCCCCCCGGCCTCTCTCTGGATAAG GTGAACGCAGCCGTGAACAGTCTGCTCGCTCCAACCACCAACACACTGACGCCGACGGTCATCACGTCACACGctctg ACTCCGGTCCTGTTGACCCCCAGTCCTCTTCCCTCCACCATCCACTTCTGGAGCACGCTCAGTCCCATCGCTCCTCGCTCTCCGGCCAAACTCTCGTTccag tTTCCGTCTAATGGCAGCAGTAATAATCAGATCCACATTCCAGCTCTGAGCGTTGACGGTCTGTCCACTCCCGTCGTCCTCTCTCCTGGTCCTCACAAACCCTGA
- the elk1 gene encoding ETS domain-containing protein Elk-1 isoform X1 yields MNDMDPSITLWQFLLHLLEDQRQSHLISWTGEDGEFKLLDAEEVARLWGLRKNKHNMNYNKLSRALRYYYDKNIIKKVSGQNFVYKFVSQPDPSLPEETEALKNDNVDAGNQSKCPGGVSPACPSKTLPQRSSPKSSRNDYMRSGLYSTFTIHSLQATPSPRPIRTELQQEPAPKLDRIPREVSVLPGSKSSSVGGAIDSSLQVMVTQSSPCPTPVLSPEIPANASSQSQNPPVSDPPQIYLTSVGDPSSLTPLIPLQAPVGDSLTPPQEPASHPNHPPHVFVIFNPPANQQQQQQQQVAMTAAPPPSVAPPHTVRPSIVIKEENLPSEEELLEMVSLEEKQVDENPPVPAPPTLNDPPHIYLTSVGDPSSLTPLIPLGGSASSTPPLPASVGMNTPQQDDCVEETHFPPHPHTAPTHPTPQVFVIINPPTPQQQQQVAAPPPSVAPPPTVRPSIIIKEENLPSEEELLEMVSLEEKQVDEVPQLICDSGDSQPPLTIVETPPPSCLQPGVRGQQATGEGVVEMERKDTLTDPPVTVVIASSSLTSSSSSSSLSSSSLYSSWTVTPPVTSTSDVAPPKPKKPRGLELPSSPSLPPGLSLDKVNAAVNSLLAPTTNTLTPTVITSHALTPVLLTPSPLPSTIHFWSTLSPIAPRSPAKLSFQLCCFRPKPHPQNMDCLVIGQLPGSDVIGTSALRPAAPPLKRQMHR; encoded by the exons atgaatg ACATGGACCCGTCCATCACCCTGTGGCAGTTCTTGCTCCACCTGCTGGAGGACCAGCGTCAGAGTCACCTGATCTCGTGGACAGGTGAAGATGGAGAGTTTAAGCTGTTGGACGCTGAGGAAGTGGCTCGACTGTGGGGACTACGCAAGAACAAGCACAACATGAACTACAACAAGCTGAGCCGAGCCCTGAGATACTACTACGACAAG aACATCATAAAGAAGGTGAGCGGTCAGAACTTTGTTTATAAGTTTGTCAGTCAGCCTGACCCTTCACTGCCTGAAGAGACTGAGGCACTGAAGAACGACAATGTAGACGCTGGCAACCAATCAAAATGCCCCGGGGGCGTGTCGCCAGCCTGTCCGTCAAAGACCTTACCTCAG CGCTCGTCGCCCAAAAGTTCCAGAAACGACTACATGAGGTCCGGCCTCTACTCCACCTTCACCATCCACTCACTGCAGGCCACGCCCAGCCCCCGGCCAATCagaacagagctgcagcaggagcCCGCCCCCAAGCTCGACCGCATACCCCGAGAG gtcTCTGTACTGCCAGGGTCTAAATCTTCATCAGTAGGTGGTGCTATAGACTCTTCTCTCCAGGTGATGGTCACTCAGTCCTCGCCGTGTCCGACTCCGGTGCTCAGTCCTGAAATTCCGGCCAATGCCAGCAGCCAATCACAA AATCCTCCTGTGAGTGACCCTCCTCAGATCTATCTCACCAGTGTCGGGGATCCCTCCTCCCTCACCCCCCTCATCCCCCTGCAGGCTCCTGTGGGGGACTCACTGACCCCTCCACAGGAGCCTGCTTCTCACCCGAACCACCCCCCGCACGTCTTTGTCATCTTCAACCCCCCTgccaaccagcagcagcagcagcagcagcaggtggctatgactgctgctcctcctccctctgtggcTCCGCCTCACACTGTTCGTCCCTCCATTGTCATCAAGGAGGAGAACCTGCCgtcagaggaggagctgctggaaaTGGTTTCTCTGGAGGAGAAGCAGGTGGACGAG AATCCTCCTGTTCCTGCTCCTCCTACTTTGAACGACCCTCCTCACATCTATCTCACCAGCGTCGGGGATCCCTCCTCCCTCACCCCCCTCATCCCTCTGGGCGGGTCAGCAAGCTCCACCCCTCCACTTCCTGCCTCCGTCGGCATGAACACGCCACAGCAGGATGATTGTGTTGAAGAAACTCACTTCCCTCCTCACCCTCACACTGCTCCGACTCACCCGACCCCACAGGTCTTTGTCATCATTAACCCTCCTAccccccagcagcagcagcaggtggctgctcctcctccctctgtggcCCCGCCTCCCACCGTCCGTCCCTCCATTATCATCAAGGAGGAGAACCTTCCgtcagaggaggagctgctggagatGGTTTCTCTGGAGGAGAAGCAGGTGGACGAG GTTCCTCAGTTGATCTGTGACTCGGGCGACTCACAGCCCCCCCTCACCATTGTAgaaaccccgcccccttcctgcTTGCAGcccggggtcagaggtcagcaggCCACAGGGGAGGGCGTAgtggagatggagaggaaggacacactgacag atccCCCTGTTACTGTGGTGAtcgcctcctcctctctcacctcctcttcctcctcctcctctctctcctcctcctctctctactCCTCCTGGACAGTAACCCCTCCTGTGACCTCCACCTCAGACGTTGCCCCTCCAAAACCAAAGAAACCTCGAGGGCTGGAGCTGCCCTCCTCGCCCTCCCTCCCCCCCGGCCTCTCTCTGGATAAG GTGAACGCAGCCGTGAACAGTCTGCTCGCTCCAACCACCAACACACTGACGCCGACGGTCATCACGTCACACGctctg ACTCCGGTCCTGTTGACCCCCAGTCCTCTTCCCTCCACCATCCACTTCTGGAGCACGCTCAGTCCCATCGCTCCTCGCTCTCCGGCCAAACTCTCGTTccag ctgtgctgtttcagaccaaaaccacacccacagaacatggactgtcttgtgattggccagttacctggaagtgacgtaattggcacgtcggctctcagacccgcagctcctcctctgaaaaggcagatgcaccgctag
- the uxt gene encoding protein UXT encodes MSLPANANANVDEKVVQYENFISLVLKKDLQKVLEQRDEVYEKISEYLQLKNTIYSLQGADSHRLKTDVDLGCNFYVQAEVEDTSRIFVAVGYGFFVEMNHDEALRFIDKKTNQLTAFTEQLTKDSAKIKANIRMVLEGLRELQGLSDVSDSRSGEVLSM; translated from the exons ATGTCTCTGCccgctaatgctaatgctaacgtggACGAGAAGGTGGTGCAGTACGAAAACTTCATCAGTTTGGTTCTGAAGAAAGATTTACA GAAAGTGTTGGAGCAAAGAGATGAAGTTTATGAGAAGATCTCTGAGTATCTGCAGCTGAAGAACACCATCTACAGtctgcag GGGGCAGACTCTCATCGACTGAAGACAGATGTGGACCTGGGCTGTAACTTCTATGTCCAGGCTGAAGT GGAGGACACGTCCAGGATCTTTGTGGCAGTAGGTTACGGTTTCTTTGTGGAGATGAATCACGACGAAGCTCTTCGGTTCATCGACAAAAAGACAAACCAGCTCACAGC CTTCACAGAGCAGCTCACCAAGGACTccgccaaaataaaagccaacatCCGCATGGTGCTGGAG GGTCTGCGGGAGCTGCAGGGACTGAGCGACGTGTCCGACAGCAGGAGTGGAGAAGTTCTCTCAATGTGA
- the cdk20 gene encoding cyclin-dependent kinase 20 isoform X1 produces MEQYSILGRIGEGAHGIVFKAKHIETGETVALKKVALRHLEDGIPNQALREIKALQEIEDNQHVVKLKDVFPHGTGFVLVFDFMLSDLSEVIRNAQRPLTPAQVKGYMRMLLKGVAFLHHNNIMHRDLKPANLLISSSGHLKIADFGLARLFSEQGERLYSHQVATRWYRAPELLYGARRYDEGVDLWAVGCIFAELLNSSPLFPGENDIEQLCCVLRVLGTPTQESWPEMVDLPDYNKITFKENPAIPLEEIVPDTPPQAIDLLYNFLVYPSKQRCSASRALLHPYFFSSPLPAHHSELPIPQRGGRPPRQRLQAPPTDFSVDLPLQNSVVDPVLLQGHASCL; encoded by the exons ATGGAGCAGTACAGTATCCTGGGTCGGATCGGAGAAGGAGCCCACGGCATTGTCTTCAAGGCCAAACACATTGAG ACAGGAGAGACGGTGGCTCTGAAGAAAGTGGCTCTGAGGCATCTGGAGGACGGCATCCCCAACCAGGCCCTGAGGGAGATCAAGGCTCTGCAGGAGATCGAGGACAACCAGCAT GTGGTGAAGCTGAAGGACGTCTTTCCTCACGGTACAGGCTTCGTGCTGGTCTTTGACTTCATGCTCTCTGACCTCTCTGAGGTCATTAGGAACGCTCAGCGACCTCTGACCCCGGCTCAGGTCAAAGGTTACATGAGGATGCTGCTGAAGGGAGTGGCCTTCTtgcatcacaacaacattatgCACCGG gacctGAAGCCAGCAAACCTCCTCATCAGCTCCTCAGGTCACCTGAAGATCGCAGACTTCGGTTTAGCGCGACTGTTCAGTGAGCAGGGAGAGAGACTGTACAGCCACCAGGTGGCAACCAG gtggTACAGAGCCCCTGAGCTTCTTTACGGAGCCAGAAGATACGACGAGGGCGTGGACCTCTG ggcGGTGGGTTGTATCTTTGCTGAGCTCCTGAACTCGTCTCCTCTCTTTCCTGGAGAAAACGACATTGAGCAGCTGTGCTGCGTCCTCAGAGTCCTGGGCACGCCCACACAGGAGAGCTGGCCA GAAATGGTCGATTTACCCGACTACAATAAAATCACCTTTAAAGAGAATCCTGCAATCCCATTGGAGGAGATTGTGCCGGACACGCCCCCTCAGGCCATCGACCTGCTCTACAACTTCCTGGTTTATCCTTCAAAACAGCGATGCTCTGCCTCTCGG gcaCTCCTCCATCCGtacttcttctcctctcctcttcccgcTCACCACTCAGAGTTGCCCATCCCTCAGAGGGGGGGGCGGCCCCCGCGGCAGCGCCTGCAGGCCCCGCCCACTGACTTCTCTGTGGACCTACCCTTGCAGAACAGCGTGGTGgaccctgtgctgctgcagggaCACGCTTCCTGCCTCTGA
- the cdk20 gene encoding cyclin-dependent kinase 20 isoform X3, translating into MEQYSILGRIGEGAHGIVFKAKHIETGETVALKKVALRHLEDGIPNQALREIKALQEIEDNQHVVKLKDVFPHGTGFVLVFDFMLSDLSEVIRNAQRPLTPAQVKGYMRMLLKGVAFLHHNNIMHRDLKPANLLISSSGHLKIADFGLARLFSEQGERLYSHQVATRWYRAPELLYGARRYDEGVDLWAVGCIFAELLNSSPLFPGENDIEQLCCVLRVLGTPTQESWPGLDPTECGFVGQMSSYRVTAQRRRLSQFKQACDSVPVMFRCRGPALTSNPSCHSVKGGSKVTSP; encoded by the exons ATGGAGCAGTACAGTATCCTGGGTCGGATCGGAGAAGGAGCCCACGGCATTGTCTTCAAGGCCAAACACATTGAG ACAGGAGAGACGGTGGCTCTGAAGAAAGTGGCTCTGAGGCATCTGGAGGACGGCATCCCCAACCAGGCCCTGAGGGAGATCAAGGCTCTGCAGGAGATCGAGGACAACCAGCAT GTGGTGAAGCTGAAGGACGTCTTTCCTCACGGTACAGGCTTCGTGCTGGTCTTTGACTTCATGCTCTCTGACCTCTCTGAGGTCATTAGGAACGCTCAGCGACCTCTGACCCCGGCTCAGGTCAAAGGTTACATGAGGATGCTGCTGAAGGGAGTGGCCTTCTtgcatcacaacaacattatgCACCGG gacctGAAGCCAGCAAACCTCCTCATCAGCTCCTCAGGTCACCTGAAGATCGCAGACTTCGGTTTAGCGCGACTGTTCAGTGAGCAGGGAGAGAGACTGTACAGCCACCAGGTGGCAACCAG gtggTACAGAGCCCCTGAGCTTCTTTACGGAGCCAGAAGATACGACGAGGGCGTGGACCTCTG ggcGGTGGGTTGTATCTTTGCTGAGCTCCTGAACTCGTCTCCTCTCTTTCCTGGAGAAAACGACATTGAGCAGCTGTGCTGCGTCCTCAGAGTCCTGGGCACGCCCACACAGGAGAGCTGGCCA GGACTGGACCCTACTGAGTGTGGATTTGTCGGCCAGATGTCATCATATCGCGTCACAGCGCAGCGACGTAGGCTGTCCCAATTCAAACAGGCTTGTGACTCAGTCCCTGTTATGTTCAGGTGCCGGGGCCCCGCCCTCACCT ccaatcccagctgtcaCAGTGTGAAAggcgggtcaaaggtcaccagtccataa
- the cdk20 gene encoding cyclin-dependent kinase 20 isoform X2, protein MEQYSILGRIGEGAHGIVFKAKHIETGETVALKKVALRHLEDGIPNQALREIKALQEIEDNQHVVKLKDVFPHGTGFVLVFDFMLSDLSEVIRNAQRPLTPAQVKGYMRMLLKGVAFLHHNNIMHRDLKPANLLISSSGHLKIADFGLARLFSEQGERLYSHQVATRWYRAPELLYGARRYDEGVDLWAVGCIFAELLNSSPLFPGENDIEQLCCVLRVLGTPTQESWPGLDPTECGFVGQMSSYRVTAQRRRLSQFKQACDSVPVMFRCRGPALTCMISSANPSCHSVKGGSKVTSP, encoded by the exons ATGGAGCAGTACAGTATCCTGGGTCGGATCGGAGAAGGAGCCCACGGCATTGTCTTCAAGGCCAAACACATTGAG ACAGGAGAGACGGTGGCTCTGAAGAAAGTGGCTCTGAGGCATCTGGAGGACGGCATCCCCAACCAGGCCCTGAGGGAGATCAAGGCTCTGCAGGAGATCGAGGACAACCAGCAT GTGGTGAAGCTGAAGGACGTCTTTCCTCACGGTACAGGCTTCGTGCTGGTCTTTGACTTCATGCTCTCTGACCTCTCTGAGGTCATTAGGAACGCTCAGCGACCTCTGACCCCGGCTCAGGTCAAAGGTTACATGAGGATGCTGCTGAAGGGAGTGGCCTTCTtgcatcacaacaacattatgCACCGG gacctGAAGCCAGCAAACCTCCTCATCAGCTCCTCAGGTCACCTGAAGATCGCAGACTTCGGTTTAGCGCGACTGTTCAGTGAGCAGGGAGAGAGACTGTACAGCCACCAGGTGGCAACCAG gtggTACAGAGCCCCTGAGCTTCTTTACGGAGCCAGAAGATACGACGAGGGCGTGGACCTCTG ggcGGTGGGTTGTATCTTTGCTGAGCTCCTGAACTCGTCTCCTCTCTTTCCTGGAGAAAACGACATTGAGCAGCTGTGCTGCGTCCTCAGAGTCCTGGGCACGCCCACACAGGAGAGCTGGCCA GGACTGGACCCTACTGAGTGTGGATTTGTCGGCCAGATGTCATCATATCGCGTCACAGCGCAGCGACGTAGGCTGTCCCAATTCAAACAGGCTTGTGACTCAGTCCCTGTTATGTTCAGGTGCCGGGGCCCCGCCCTCACCTGTATGATCAGCTCAG ccaatcccagctgtcaCAGTGTGAAAggcgggtcaaaggtcaccagtccataa
- the cdk20 gene encoding cyclin-dependent kinase 20 isoform X5, translating into MEQYSILGRIGEGAHGIVFKAKHIETGETVALKKVALRHLEDGIPNQALREIKALQEIEDNQHVVKLKDVFPHGTGFVLVFDFMLSDLSEVIRNAQRPLTPAQVKGYMRMLLKGVAFLHHNNIMHRDLKPANLLISSSGHLKIADFGLARLFSEQGERLYSHQVATRWYRAPELLYGARRYDEGVDLWAVGCIFAELLNSSPLFPGENDIEQLCCVLRVLGTPTQESWPEMVDLPDYNKITFKENPAIPLEEIVPDTPPQAIDLLYNFLVYPSKQRCSASRV; encoded by the exons ATGGAGCAGTACAGTATCCTGGGTCGGATCGGAGAAGGAGCCCACGGCATTGTCTTCAAGGCCAAACACATTGAG ACAGGAGAGACGGTGGCTCTGAAGAAAGTGGCTCTGAGGCATCTGGAGGACGGCATCCCCAACCAGGCCCTGAGGGAGATCAAGGCTCTGCAGGAGATCGAGGACAACCAGCAT GTGGTGAAGCTGAAGGACGTCTTTCCTCACGGTACAGGCTTCGTGCTGGTCTTTGACTTCATGCTCTCTGACCTCTCTGAGGTCATTAGGAACGCTCAGCGACCTCTGACCCCGGCTCAGGTCAAAGGTTACATGAGGATGCTGCTGAAGGGAGTGGCCTTCTtgcatcacaacaacattatgCACCGG gacctGAAGCCAGCAAACCTCCTCATCAGCTCCTCAGGTCACCTGAAGATCGCAGACTTCGGTTTAGCGCGACTGTTCAGTGAGCAGGGAGAGAGACTGTACAGCCACCAGGTGGCAACCAG gtggTACAGAGCCCCTGAGCTTCTTTACGGAGCCAGAAGATACGACGAGGGCGTGGACCTCTG ggcGGTGGGTTGTATCTTTGCTGAGCTCCTGAACTCGTCTCCTCTCTTTCCTGGAGAAAACGACATTGAGCAGCTGTGCTGCGTCCTCAGAGTCCTGGGCACGCCCACACAGGAGAGCTGGCCA GAAATGGTCGATTTACCCGACTACAATAAAATCACCTTTAAAGAGAATCCTGCAATCCCATTGGAGGAGATTGTGCCGGACACGCCCCCTCAGGCCATCGACCTGCTCTACAACTTCCTGGTTTATCCTTCAAAACAGCGATGCTCTGCCTCTCGGGTATGA
- the cdk20 gene encoding cyclin-dependent kinase 20 isoform X4: MEQYSILGRIGEGAHGIVFKAKHIETGETVALKKVALRHLEDGIPNQALREIKALQEIEDNQHVVKLKDVFPHGTGFVLVFDFMLSDLSEVIRNAQRPLTPAQVKGYMRMLLKGVAFLHHNNIMHRDLKPANLLISSSGHLKIADFGLARLFSEQGERLYSHQVATRWYRAPELLYGARRYDEGVDLWAVGCIFAELLNSSPLFPGENDIEQLCCVLRVLGTPTQESWPGLDPTECGFVGQMSSYRVTAQRRRLSQFKQACDSVPVMFRCRGPALTCMISSGNGRFTRLQ, translated from the exons ATGGAGCAGTACAGTATCCTGGGTCGGATCGGAGAAGGAGCCCACGGCATTGTCTTCAAGGCCAAACACATTGAG ACAGGAGAGACGGTGGCTCTGAAGAAAGTGGCTCTGAGGCATCTGGAGGACGGCATCCCCAACCAGGCCCTGAGGGAGATCAAGGCTCTGCAGGAGATCGAGGACAACCAGCAT GTGGTGAAGCTGAAGGACGTCTTTCCTCACGGTACAGGCTTCGTGCTGGTCTTTGACTTCATGCTCTCTGACCTCTCTGAGGTCATTAGGAACGCTCAGCGACCTCTGACCCCGGCTCAGGTCAAAGGTTACATGAGGATGCTGCTGAAGGGAGTGGCCTTCTtgcatcacaacaacattatgCACCGG gacctGAAGCCAGCAAACCTCCTCATCAGCTCCTCAGGTCACCTGAAGATCGCAGACTTCGGTTTAGCGCGACTGTTCAGTGAGCAGGGAGAGAGACTGTACAGCCACCAGGTGGCAACCAG gtggTACAGAGCCCCTGAGCTTCTTTACGGAGCCAGAAGATACGACGAGGGCGTGGACCTCTG ggcGGTGGGTTGTATCTTTGCTGAGCTCCTGAACTCGTCTCCTCTCTTTCCTGGAGAAAACGACATTGAGCAGCTGTGCTGCGTCCTCAGAGTCCTGGGCACGCCCACACAGGAGAGCTGGCCA GGACTGGACCCTACTGAGTGTGGATTTGTCGGCCAGATGTCATCATATCGCGTCACAGCGCAGCGACGTAGGCTGTCCCAATTCAAACAGGCTTGTGACTCAGTCCCTGTTATGTTCAGGTGCCGGGGCCCCGCCCTCACCTGTATGATCAGCTCAG GAAATGGTCGATTTACCCGACTACAATAA